One segment of Cynocephalus volans isolate mCynVol1 chromosome 8, mCynVol1.pri, whole genome shotgun sequence DNA contains the following:
- the ANKRD34A gene encoding ankyrin repeat domain-containing protein 34A — MLHTEGHALLRAVGQGKLRLARLLLEGGAYVNEGDAQGETALMAACRARYDDPQNKARMIRYLLEQGADPNIADRLGRTALMHACAGGGGAAVASLLLAHGADPSVRDHAGASALVHALDRGDRETLATLLDACKAKGTEVIIITTDTSPSGTKKTRQYLNSPPSPGVEDPAPAPPSPGVCTSPSEIQLQTAGGGGRGLLSPRAQEEEEKRDVFEFPLPKAPEDPSPSEPLPKPPRHPPKPLKRLNSEPWGLVAPPQPVPPAEGRPGIERLTAEFNGLSLTGRPRLSRRHSTEGPEGPPPWAEKVTGGGPLSRRNTAPEAQESGPPSGLRQKLSRMEPVELDNPGHLCPDSPESSRLSLERRRYSASPLTLPPAGSAPSPRQSQESLPGAVSPLSGRRRSPGLLERRGSGTLLLDHISQTRPGFLPPLNVSPHPPIPDIRPQPGGRAPSLPAPPHAGTPGSPRTKRKLVRRHSMQTEQIRLLGGFQSLGGPGEPGR, encoded by the coding sequence ATGCTGCACACCGAGGGCCACGCTCTTCTTCGGGCCGTGGGTCAGGGTAAGCTACGCTTGGCCCGTTTGCTTCTTGAGGGAGGCGCCTACGTGAATGAGGGTGATGCCCAAGGGGAGACTGCACTAATGGCGGCCTGTCGGGCCCGCTACGACGACCCTCAGAACAAGGCACGCATGATACGCTACCTACTCGAGCAAGGCGCCGACCCCAACATCGCAGACCGCCTAGGGCGCACGGCGCTCATGCACGCTTGCGCCGGGGGTGGGGGCGCCGCGGTGGCCTCGCTGCTCCTTGCTCACGGCGCAGACCCCTCGGTCCGAGATCACGCTGGCGCCTCGGCGCTTGTCCATGCCCTGGACCGCGGGGACCGCGAGACCCTTGCCACTCTGCTGGACGCCTGCAAGGCCAAGGGCACGGaggtcatcatcatcaccactgaTACCTCACCCTCGGGCACCAAGAAGACCCGGCAGTATCTCAATTCCCCACCGTCCCCGGGGGTAGAGGACCCTGCTCCCGCTCCTCCTAGCCCTGGGGTCTGCACATCGCCTTCGGAAATTCAACTGCAGactgcaggaggaggagggcgGGGGTTGTTATCTCCTCGCGCccaggaagaagaagagaagcGGGACGTATTTGAATTTCCTCTTCCTAAGGCCCCTGAAGACCCCTCTCCTTCTGAGCCGCTCCCCAAACCACCTCGTCACCCCCCAAAACCACTCAAAAGACTCAACTCCGAGCCCTGGGGCCTAGTGGCCCCTCCTCAGCCGGTTCCGCCCGCCGAAGGGAGGCCGGGGATCGAGCGCTTGACAGCCGAATTCAACGGCCTGTCCCTGACCGGTCGACCCCGTCTTTCTCGACGTCACAGCACTGAAGGCCCAGAGGGCCCGCCCCCATGGGCGGAGAAAGTGACGGGCGGGGGTCCCCTCTCTCGCCGAAACACAGCGCCAGAGGCTCAGGAATCTGGTCCCCCTTCAGGGCTGAGACAGAAACTGAGCCGCATGGAGCCGGTGGAGCTCGATAACCCCGGACATCTTTGCCCTGACTCGCCAGAGTCCAGCCGCCTGTCCCTGGAACGCCGCCGATACAGCGCCTCCCCGCTGACCCTCCCTCCAGCCGGCTCAGCTCCCTCTCCTCGCCAGTCCCAGGAGAGTCTGCCCGGGGCCGTATCTCCGCTGAGCGGACGGAGGCGGAGTCCGGGGCTGCTGGAGCGGAGGGGCTCGGGGACGTTGCTACTGGACCACATCTCGCAAACGCGGCCAGGTTTCCTGCCCCCGCTCAATGTCAGTCCCCACCCTCCCATCCCCGACATTCGCCCTCAACCCGGAGGTCGGGCACCTTCGCTGCCTGCCCCTCCGCATGCCGGGACGCCAGGCTCTCCCAGGACCAAGCGCAAGCTGGTGAGACGTCACTCCATGCAGACTGAGCAGATACGCCTGCTAGGGGGCTTCCAGAGTCTAGGCGGGCCAGGGGAGCCAGGGCGCTGA